The following proteins come from a genomic window of Proteinivorax hydrogeniformans:
- the obgE gene encoding GTPase ObgE, with the protein MFVDKVKIFVSSGNGGNGAASFRREKFVPAGGPDGGDGGRGGDVILKATTNENTLIDYRFKKHFRAKHGAHGQKKNQHGKNAENLVLEVPVGTVVRNLDGKVMADLSEENEEFTVVKGGRGGRGNSRFVSSTRRAPQVSEKGEPGKEIEIELELKLIADVGLVGFPNVGKSTILSIVSQAQPKIGNYHFTTTNPNLGVAKVREQSFVMADIPGLIEGAHTGAGLGLSFLRHIERTKVLIHVIDVSGLEGRDPFEDFLNINTELVQYNEHLKSLPQIIALNKIDLVNNLEVVEQFKEKLKDAGYSYEVYPISASTKRGLDELLKTTVELLQKSSKQVKKFEVEIEPVDEIEDQSFTVRNENGVYVVEGKHIERVLAMTNLDNYDSLFRFHQILKKAGIEKALREKGAEEGDTVRISDFEFDFI; encoded by the coding sequence ATGTTTGTTGATAAGGTCAAAATATTTGTTTCGTCAGGTAATGGCGGCAATGGTGCCGCATCTTTTAGAAGAGAAAAATTTGTGCCAGCTGGAGGACCAGATGGTGGAGATGGTGGCAGAGGTGGCGATGTGATACTAAAGGCCACTACGAACGAAAATACATTAATTGACTATAGGTTTAAAAAGCATTTTAGGGCAAAGCATGGTGCCCATGGCCAAAAGAAAAACCAGCATGGGAAAAATGCAGAAAATCTTGTTTTAGAGGTCCCCGTAGGTACTGTAGTTAGAAACCTTGATGGGAAAGTTATGGCTGACCTTTCGGAAGAAAATGAAGAATTTACCGTAGTCAAAGGAGGAAGAGGAGGGAGAGGAAACTCTCGCTTTGTTTCCTCAACAAGACGGGCGCCTCAAGTCTCTGAAAAGGGAGAGCCGGGCAAGGAGATAGAAATTGAATTAGAACTTAAGCTGATCGCCGATGTAGGCTTGGTTGGTTTTCCTAACGTAGGGAAATCTACAATTTTGTCTATAGTAAGTCAGGCGCAGCCGAAGATAGGTAATTATCACTTCACCACTACTAACCCGAATCTTGGGGTTGCTAAGGTTAGGGAGCAATCCTTTGTAATGGCCGATATACCTGGTCTAATTGAAGGTGCACATACCGGAGCTGGGTTGGGATTAAGCTTTTTAAGGCATATCGAAAGAACCAAAGTTTTGATTCATGTTATAGACGTTTCAGGACTTGAAGGCAGGGATCCATTCGAAGACTTTTTAAATATAAATACTGAACTAGTTCAGTATAATGAGCACCTAAAATCTTTACCACAGATTATTGCCTTAAATAAAATTGACCTTGTAAATAACTTAGAAGTCGTCGAGCAATTTAAAGAGAAGCTAAAGGATGCTGGGTACTCCTATGAAGTTTACCCTATTTCAGCTAGTACTAAGCGTGGCTTAGATGAACTACTTAAAACAACAGTAGAGCTTTTACAGAAATCATCAAAACAAGTGAAAAAATTTGAGGTTGAAATAGAGCCAGTCGATGAAATCGAAGACCAATCATTTACAGTGAGAAACGAAAATGGAGTATATGTAGTTGAAGGAAAGCATATCGAAAGAGTGCTAGCGATGACTAACCTAGATAACTATGATAGCTTATTTCGTTTTCACCAAATTCTAAAAAAAGCTGGTATAGAAAAAGCTCTACGTGAAAAGGGAGCTGAAGAGGGCGATACCGTCCGCATCTCAGATTTCGAATTTGACTTTATTTAA
- the yhbY gene encoding ribosome assembly RNA-binding protein YhbY produces MLTGKQKGFLRSKANTIDPILQIGKNEISENLIEQINDALEARELIKVKVLKNCLSDKKDIAEQISKATDSHIVQILGSIITLYKESKEKKQIELP; encoded by the coding sequence ATGTTAACAGGAAAACAAAAAGGATTTTTACGAAGCAAAGCTAACACAATCGACCCGATCCTACAAATAGGAAAAAATGAAATAAGTGAAAATTTAATTGAACAGATAAACGATGCTTTAGAAGCAAGAGAACTTATTAAAGTGAAGGTACTAAAAAACTGTCTAAGCGACAAGAAGGATATAGCAGAGCAAATTAGCAAAGCAACTGACAGCCATATTGTTCAAATATTAGGCAGTATTATTACCCTTTACAAAGAGTCTAAGGAAAAAAAGCAAATAGAACTACCATAG
- a CDS encoding TIGR03960 family B12-binding radical SAM protein, producing MNGIDINKYKQLLHEVEKPSRYTGSELNSVKKKWTEMDLNVLLAFPDIYEVSMSHLGFKILYHLINSQENYWAQRVNTPWIDYEQKLKDSNIPLSSLEEFRPIAEFDVIGFTLQYEMSYTNILNMLSLGSIPVKSQDRTKDHPLVIAGGPCAFNPEPLHQFIDAFIIGEGEEVTLEVLDLISNWKKEEVSKEDLLLRLSKLDGVYVPSLYKEIKNNNEFGGLKPVKEDIPDVITKRIVRDMDKSPFPTELIVPFMEIVHDRVMLEICRGCTRGCRFCQAGMLYRPVREKSTDVLVNQAEKLIQNTGYGEISLSSLSSADHSEINHMVKKLMESHSKQNVGVSLPSLRVDSFSIQLAEMVQQVRKTGLTFAPEAGTQRLRDVINKNVSEKNLIDAVSEAFSSGWHKVKLYFMIGLPTETYEDLDGIADLAFKVIKAYKDVHGKKGKLKVTVSTSSFVPKAHTPFQWLPQMSQEELANRQDYLKEKLRSKQITYNWHDTRTSFIEAAFARGDRRVSDVLYNAWNKGCKLDGWDNHFDYEKWISSFAKEDLDPKRYAYALWDTDAVLPWDHISSGVNKKYLKTEYKKAYEQMITEDCSFDKCSGCGICKNLGYDSAKVRRDSNG from the coding sequence ATGAATGGAATAGATATAAACAAATATAAACAGTTATTGCATGAAGTAGAAAAACCTTCAAGATATACAGGAAGCGAGCTAAACTCAGTTAAAAAGAAATGGACAGAAATGGATCTAAATGTTTTACTAGCTTTTCCAGATATATATGAGGTTTCTATGTCCCATTTGGGTTTTAAGATTTTATATCACCTAATAAATAGTCAAGAAAATTACTGGGCACAACGGGTTAACACACCTTGGATAGATTATGAACAGAAGCTAAAGGATAGTAATATTCCGTTATCTTCTTTAGAAGAATTTAGGCCTATAGCAGAATTTGATGTTATAGGATTTACCTTGCAGTACGAGATGAGCTACACTAATATACTTAATATGTTAAGCTTAGGTAGCATACCGGTAAAATCTCAGGACAGGACAAAGGACCATCCTTTAGTAATAGCAGGAGGTCCTTGTGCATTTAATCCAGAACCTTTACATCAGTTTATAGATGCATTCATAATTGGTGAAGGTGAAGAAGTTACTTTAGAGGTTTTAGACCTTATAAGCAATTGGAAAAAAGAGGAGGTTTCCAAAGAAGATTTACTTCTAAGACTGAGTAAATTAGATGGAGTTTATGTACCTTCCTTATATAAAGAAATAAAAAATAACAATGAGTTTGGTGGTTTAAAGCCAGTTAAAGAAGACATTCCTGATGTCATAACAAAGCGTATTGTAAGGGATATGGATAAGTCACCATTCCCCACTGAGCTGATAGTACCATTTATGGAAATTGTCCATGATAGGGTTATGTTAGAAATTTGCAGGGGGTGCACTAGGGGCTGTCGCTTCTGTCAAGCAGGCATGCTTTATAGGCCTGTTCGGGAAAAATCAACTGACGTACTAGTTAATCAAGCAGAAAAGCTAATACAAAATACCGGCTATGGGGAGATATCCTTAAGTTCTTTAAGCAGTGCTGACCACTCGGAAATTAATCACATGGTAAAAAAACTTATGGAAAGTCATAGCAAGCAAAATGTAGGCGTATCTTTACCTTCATTGAGAGTTGATTCCTTTTCTATCCAACTAGCGGAAATGGTTCAGCAAGTTCGCAAAACAGGCCTGACTTTTGCTCCAGAGGCAGGAACACAGAGGTTAAGGGATGTAATTAACAAAAATGTTTCAGAAAAAAACCTTATAGATGCAGTTTCTGAAGCTTTTAGCTCAGGGTGGCACAAAGTTAAGCTTTACTTTATGATTGGCTTGCCAACTGAGACATATGAAGACTTAGATGGGATAGCAGATCTAGCTTTTAAAGTTATAAAAGCGTATAAAGATGTACACGGCAAAAAAGGCAAGCTCAAAGTAACTGTTAGCACTTCCTCATTTGTTCCCAAGGCACATACACCATTTCAATGGCTTCCGCAAATGTCGCAAGAGGAACTTGCTAATAGGCAAGATTACTTAAAGGAAAAATTAAGATCTAAACAAATAACATATAATTGGCATGACACTAGGACAAGCTTTATAGAAGCTGCTTTCGCTAGAGGGGATCGCAGGGTTTCTGATGTTTTATATAATGCCTGGAATAAGGGTTGTAAATTAGATGGTTGGGATAATCATTTTGATTATGAAAAATGGATATCTAGTTTTGCTAAAGAAGATTTAGACCCTAAAAGGTATGCTTACGCGCTGTGGGATACTGACGCAGTGTTGCCATGGGACCATATTTCTTCCGGTGTTAATAAAAAGTATTTAAAAACAGAATATAAAAAAGCTTACGAACAAATGATTACAGAGGATTGCTCTTTTGATAAATGTAGCGGGTGTGGCATATGTAAAAACTTAGGATACGATTCCGCTAAGGTAAGGAGGGATTCTAATGGCTAA
- the rpmA gene encoding 50S ribosomal protein L27 — protein MLKFNLQLFAQKKGVGSSKNGRDSISKRLGVKRQAGQFVTAGSIIVRQRGTKIHPGQNVGIGGDDTLFAKTDGVVSFQSKGKNRKVASISPVTEAIGS, from the coding sequence ATGCTTAAATTTAACCTTCAATTGTTCGCGCAGAAAAAAGGTGTTGGTAGTTCTAAAAACGGTCGTGACAGCATTTCTAAAAGACTTGGTGTTAAAAGACAAGCAGGACAGTTTGTAACTGCAGGTTCTATCATTGTTCGTCAAAGGGGTACTAAAATTCACCCAGGACAAAATGTTGGCATTGGCGGTGACGATACTTTGTTTGCTAAAACAGATGGTGTCGTAAGCTTCCAATCAAAAGGGAAAAATAGAAAAGTAGCTTCTATTTCTCCAGTGACTGAGGCTATAGGAAGTTAA
- a CDS encoding ribosomal-processing cysteine protease Prp yields MIKVKVSKDEKGFLGYVVTGHAQYADRGSDIVCAGASSLTQTTAITLEEKLNLNLDIEVDDEKGYLHVIYPKDLSPSLRQNVDLITEHMLIGLKEIEKQFGQYISVKVIEN; encoded by the coding sequence ATGATTAAGGTTAAGGTTAGTAAAGATGAAAAAGGCTTTTTGGGTTATGTCGTAACTGGGCATGCGCAGTATGCCGACAGAGGCAGTGATATAGTTTGTGCAGGAGCTTCATCATTAACACAGACTACTGCAATAACTTTAGAAGAAAAACTGAACTTAAACTTAGATATTGAAGTTGATGATGAGAAAGGGTACTTGCATGTTATTTATCCCAAAGACTTATCACCGTCTTTACGACAAAACGTAGACCTTATTACAGAACATATGTTAATAGGTTTAAAGGAAATTGAAAAACAATTTGGACAGTATATATCGGTTAAAGTAATAGAAAACTAA
- the rplU gene encoding 50S ribosomal protein L21, translating to MYAVIKTGGKQYKVSEGDVIKVEKLFADVEETVEINDVLAVANGEELKVGTPLVEGAKVQAKVLEHDKAKKVYVFKFKRRKKYRRKQGHRQPFTRILIEKIDA from the coding sequence ATGTACGCTGTTATTAAAACTGGTGGAAAGCAGTATAAAGTTTCAGAAGGTGACGTAATAAAAGTTGAGAAGCTTTTTGCTGATGTTGAAGAAACTGTTGAGATTAATGATGTTTTAGCAGTTGCCAATGGTGAAGAACTTAAAGTTGGAACTCCTTTAGTAGAAGGTGCAAAAGTTCAAGCTAAAGTCTTAGAACACGACAAGGCAAAAAAAGTTTACGTTTTTAAGTTTAAGCGTAGAAAGAAATACCGTCGTAAGCAAGGACATCGTCAGCCGTTTACTAGAATCTTAATTGAAAAAATTGATGCATAG
- a CDS encoding Rne/Rng family ribonuclease: protein MKKEIVISYQNKNARVALREDEKLMEFYMEEGENSQKVGNIYKGKVKDILPGMQAAFVDIGFSKNAFLYVGDIVINGQEAKNEKIEELLTPDQNIMVQVIKEQMGSKGARVTCNLTVPGRYLVLMPFNNYVGISRRIEDADERERLREIAADMKHEDFGVIIRTVANGISKDKLKKDLDFLVGLWNNIEDNYNNYSSPSMVYSDLDLVGRALRDFFDNEVDCLYIDDHEQYEKILNILRIKSPKLIDKVRYYEIKNPIFYQFGIDRELQKAFERKIWLKSGGYLVIDQLEALTVIDVNTGKFVGSKNLADTVLKTNMEAVAETCRQIRLRDLSGIIIIDFIDMPKDEHKELVLNFLHEEMKKDHTKGQILGITQLGLVEITRKKIRKGIYNSMQQKCPTCNGSGRFMNRFTEHMFLEDRIKNFVFLNPSRGYKIKTDCSKLRFLSDKKEQLEKELGCHIILEKVNKENDFEITSFD, encoded by the coding sequence TTGAAAAAAGAAATAGTTATTAGCTACCAAAACAAAAATGCTCGAGTTGCCCTTCGTGAGGATGAAAAGTTAATGGAGTTTTATATGGAAGAAGGGGAAAACTCACAAAAAGTTGGGAACATATATAAAGGTAAAGTAAAAGATATATTGCCGGGGATGCAGGCGGCTTTTGTAGATATAGGGTTTTCGAAAAATGCCTTTTTGTATGTAGGAGACATCGTAATAAATGGTCAAGAAGCTAAAAACGAAAAAATAGAAGAATTATTGACCCCTGATCAAAATATTATGGTCCAGGTAATAAAGGAACAAATGGGGAGTAAAGGAGCTAGGGTCACCTGCAACTTAACAGTGCCCGGTCGCTACTTAGTTCTAATGCCTTTTAATAACTATGTAGGCATTTCACGTCGTATAGAAGATGCAGACGAAAGAGAAAGGCTACGCGAAATAGCTGCGGATATGAAGCATGAAGACTTTGGAGTAATTATTAGAACGGTGGCAAATGGTATCTCAAAGGATAAGTTAAAAAAAGATTTAGATTTTTTGGTTGGTCTTTGGAATAATATTGAGGATAATTATAATAATTACAGCAGCCCTTCTATGGTATACAGCGACCTTGATCTAGTTGGGAGAGCATTACGGGACTTTTTTGATAATGAAGTGGACTGTCTTTATATTGACGATCACGAGCAATATGAAAAAATATTAAATATCCTGAGAATAAAAAGTCCAAAACTAATTGATAAAGTTCGTTATTATGAAATAAAGAACCCTATTTTTTACCAGTTTGGCATCGATAGGGAGCTACAAAAAGCATTTGAGCGTAAAATTTGGCTAAAAAGTGGTGGGTATCTAGTTATCGACCAGTTAGAAGCATTAACAGTAATAGATGTTAATACAGGAAAGTTTGTTGGAAGCAAGAATTTAGCTGATACAGTGCTAAAAACGAATATGGAAGCTGTGGCTGAAACATGTAGACAGATCAGGCTGAGGGATTTAAGTGGTATAATAATTATAGACTTTATCGATATGCCAAAGGATGAACATAAAGAGCTTGTTCTTAACTTTTTACATGAAGAAATGAAAAAAGATCATACAAAAGGACAAATCTTAGGGATTACTCAGTTAGGCTTGGTGGAAATAACTCGTAAAAAAATACGTAAAGGGATTTACAATTCCATGCAGCAAAAGTGCCCTACATGTAATGGAAGTGGTCGGTTTATGAATCGTTTTACTGAACATATGTTCTTAGAAGATAGAATTAAAAACTTTGTTTTTTTAAATCCAAGTCGAGGTTATAAAATTAAAACAGATTGTTCTAAACTAAGGTTTTTAAGTGACAAAAAGGAGCAATTAGAAAAAGAGTTAGGTTGTCACATAATTTTAGAAAAGGTTAACAAAGAAAATGATTTTGAAATAACTTCGTTTGACTAA
- the rsfS gene encoding ribosome silencing factor — translation MKIIEQAKLIEKVADDKKGENIKVLDLKGVTEIADYFVIVTANNVPHIKSICDEIERALYSKGLKFLRKEGYDEGNWIILDYGDVVVHLMLAEQREYYGLEKFWREAKEADF, via the coding sequence TTGAAGATTATTGAACAAGCAAAACTTATAGAGAAAGTTGCCGATGATAAAAAAGGCGAAAATATTAAAGTCTTAGATTTAAAAGGGGTTACTGAGATAGCAGATTACTTTGTCATAGTAACTGCTAATAACGTTCCACATATTAAAAGTATTTGTGATGAAATCGAAAGAGCACTTTACTCAAAAGGCTTAAAGTTTCTTCGTAAGGAAGGATATGATGAAGGAAACTGGATAATACTAGACTATGGTGATGTAGTAGTACATTTAATGTTAGCGGAGCAGAGGGAGTACTATGGCCTAGAAAAATTCTGGCGTGAAGCTAAGGAAGCAGATTTTTAA
- a CDS encoding LCP family protein: MKFSRSNRFKRGKGGKWKKVFSLIALVAVVAFIAYTYRTIGLLSALQGSEGYWDIEADKQEAYLIAYLDDANEENPLQSAFLVVVGDEGPAYNISIPPQTTVDFDDQRITLNNVYRGGTLDDVVTAVDQTFYDGFIDNYVFLNKDGVKALIDNTGEFEIEIRQNFDHEEFTRLTGRSTLDTDMVLAYMEPIENHRNGMEYAPSTRFIQRQIDVILAIFDNNFKWNRALGLIGSFSELEDRMHTNMEIRQLAKFRNMLDESLTRQRHTFTLPGEAVSIDGNILWTPNQSEIANNTIQAIQDGEAYVPRYSITYSVINGTNVSGLAGSYRDTIHNQFGFSFEVDRKDGQEPIGAYNPSQYQDFYEGPSFRNYSGTDRTHIYANPEHRVFAEEVLEFFKESHSINPRLQISDELEDHNIVVILGNDLKED; this comes from the coding sequence GTGAAGTTTTCACGAAGTAATCGATTTAAAAGGGGTAAAGGCGGAAAGTGGAAAAAAGTTTTTAGCTTGATAGCTTTAGTAGCTGTAGTTGCTTTTATAGCCTATACTTATCGAACTATCGGCTTGCTAAGTGCTCTGCAAGGGTCTGAAGGGTATTGGGACATTGAAGCAGATAAGCAGGAGGCATATTTAATAGCTTATTTAGACGATGCTAATGAAGAAAATCCATTACAATCTGCATTTTTAGTAGTTGTAGGAGATGAAGGTCCTGCATATAATATTAGCATACCACCACAAACTACTGTTGATTTTGATGACCAAAGAATAACCCTTAATAATGTGTATCGCGGCGGGACTTTAGACGATGTTGTAACTGCTGTTGATCAAACTTTCTATGATGGTTTTATCGATAATTACGTTTTTTTAAACAAAGATGGGGTAAAAGCTTTAATAGACAACACAGGCGAGTTTGAAATAGAAATACGTCAGAATTTTGACCATGAAGAGTTTACTCGTTTAACTGGACGGAGCACATTAGACACAGATATGGTTTTAGCATATATGGAACCTATAGAGAATCATAGAAATGGCATGGAATATGCTCCAAGTACTAGGTTTATTCAAAGACAGATTGATGTAATCCTAGCTATATTTGATAATAATTTTAAGTGGAATAGAGCTCTAGGGCTAATTGGTAGTTTTTCAGAACTAGAAGATAGAATGCACACTAATATGGAGATAAGACAACTTGCTAAATTTAGAAACATGTTAGACGAATCGCTTACACGTCAGCGTCATACCTTTACGCTGCCGGGAGAGGCAGTAAGTATTGATGGCAACATATTATGGACGCCAAACCAAAGCGAGATTGCCAATAACACTATACAAGCTATACAAGATGGTGAGGCTTATGTTCCTAGGTATTCTATAACCTATAGCGTAATAAACGGAACCAACGTTTCAGGCCTAGCGGGTAGTTATAGGGATACAATTCATAATCAATTTGGTTTTTCTTTTGAGGTTGATCGAAAAGACGGGCAAGAGCCTATAGGGGCTTATAACCCGAGTCAATATCAAGACTTTTACGAAGGTCCTAGCTTTAGAAATTACTCGGGGACAGACAGAACTCATATTTATGCCAATCCAGAGCATAGAGTTTTTGCAGAGGAAGTTTTAGAATTCTTTAAAGAAAGTCATTCAATAAACCCGAGGCTACAAATCTCAGACGAGTTAGAAGACCATAATATTGTAGTTATATTAGGGAATGATTTAAAGGAGGACTAG
- a CDS encoding class I SAM-dependent methyltransferase, with protein MSTGYGTLAKYYDEFMVDFPYNKWALFIDRFMNSGHPILELGCGTGNLTINLKKMGYEITGLDIEPNMLAVAKQKTDEENLNIPLIYGDMINADLSPFSQLLCPNDGINSILDKQELKRFFTRVYNSIDKDGVFIFDVSTLGKLQDMTEHIFCEDYPSITYIWNTRQIKQNNFEFNLTFFEQIKANQYSRQDLSITQRGYQLEDLKGYLYLAGFTNIEVYDDYSAKEITNCDDSHRITFVVKK; from the coding sequence ATGTCCACAGGTTATGGCACTTTAGCTAAGTATTATGATGAGTTTATGGTTGATTTTCCATATAATAAATGGGCTTTATTCATAGATCGTTTTATGAACAGTGGACATCCAATACTTGAGCTTGGCTGTGGAACAGGCAACTTGACTATTAATCTAAAGAAAATGGGCTACGAAATAACTGGGCTGGACATAGAACCGAATATGTTGGCTGTAGCGAAACAAAAAACTGATGAAGAAAACCTAAATATACCGCTTATATATGGTGATATGATTAATGCCGACCTAAGCCCCTTTAGTCAGCTTCTTTGTCCTAATGATGGTATAAACTCTATTTTAGACAAGCAAGAGCTAAAAAGGTTTTTTACAAGGGTTTATAATTCTATCGACAAAGATGGAGTGTTTATTTTCGATGTTTCCACGTTAGGCAAGCTGCAAGATATGACTGAGCATATTTTTTGTGAGGATTACCCAAGCATAACTTATATCTGGAATACCCGACAAATTAAGCAGAACAATTTTGAATTTAATTTAACGTTCTTTGAACAAATTAAAGCAAATCAATATAGCCGGCAAGATCTAAGCATTACACAAAGAGGATATCAACTAGAAGACCTTAAAGGTTATCTTTACTTAGCTGGATTTACGAATATAGAGGTATATGATGATTACAGCGCAAAAGAAATAACTAACTGTGATGACAGTCACAGAATTACTTTTGTAGTTAAAAAGTAG
- the nadD gene encoding nicotinate (nicotinamide) nucleotide adenylyltransferase, with amino-acid sequence MSSMILFGGSFDPIHMGHLIIAEYVKDYMEVDKVVFLPNGVPPHKKEITSSNHRLKMVELAISDNPSFDVSTYELQQQGTNYTYKTIKYFSSKVDNLYFFAGADSLVDFPKWKNPKEILSYCKMVIAKREGYEGENTLKKFGTDNFIILKTPIIELSSTQIRKRLAQNKSCKYLIHPKVEDYILDKGIYNGYN; translated from the coding sequence ATGTCAAGTATGATACTATTCGGTGGGTCTTTCGATCCAATTCATATGGGACACCTAATAATTGCTGAATATGTCAAAGATTATATGGAAGTGGATAAAGTAGTATTTTTACCCAACGGCGTCCCACCTCATAAAAAGGAAATAACATCCTCGAACCATCGTCTAAAAATGGTAGAACTTGCTATATCAGACAACCCATCTTTTGATGTATCAACCTATGAGCTCCAACAACAAGGAACCAACTATACTTATAAAACAATTAAATATTTTAGCTCCAAGGTAGATAATCTTTACTTTTTTGCAGGAGCTGACTCATTAGTGGACTTTCCTAAATGGAAAAACCCAAAAGAAATCTTGTCGTACTGTAAAATGGTCATTGCAAAAAGAGAAGGGTATGAAGGGGAGAACACTTTAAAAAAGTTTGGAACTGATAATTTTATCATATTAAAAACTCCTATAATAGAGCTTTCATCTACACAGATCCGAAAAAGGCTAGCTCAAAACAAATCCTGTAAATACCTTATCCACCCTAAAGTGGAAGATTATATTTTGGACAAAGGAATTTATAATGGATATAACTAA
- a CDS encoding DUF1858 domain-containing protein, with translation MINKDMTIREVLQKNPKTAEVLMKYGMHCLGCPSATGESVGQAAAVHGVDADKLVEDLNKLFED, from the coding sequence ATGATAAATAAGGATATGACCATTCGTGAAGTATTACAAAAAAACCCAAAGACTGCTGAAGTACTTATGAAGTACGGTATGCACTGTCTTGGTTGTCCATCTGCAACTGGTGAGTCAGTAGGACAAGCTGCTGCAGTTCATGGAGTTGACGCAGATAAGTTAGTTGAAGATCTAAACAAACTATTTGAAGACTAA
- a CDS encoding TIGR03936 family radical SAM-associated protein, whose translation MAKYWLKYSKGEAIRFISHLDILRAFERSFRRGNIPVEYTQGFNKRPRLSFATPLSLGVTSDGEYVEIALAEDLSEKELADSLNDVLPEGLKINGAKKLSKKMPTLGSLVQAARFEVFTQSEISSLNVTTFLDKKDVIITRTSKRKTRDINIRPLVFEIKQKSKGLSFLIAQGSEQNLRPSELLTSLDVTNYQLHKNETYFLYGENLVTPFQWLEKTEM comes from the coding sequence ATGGCTAAATACTGGCTGAAGTATAGCAAAGGAGAGGCAATTCGCTTTATATCTCATCTTGATATTTTACGGGCTTTTGAACGCTCTTTTAGGAGAGGTAATATTCCAGTTGAATATACTCAAGGTTTCAATAAGAGGCCTCGGCTAAGTTTTGCCACTCCTCTTTCTTTAGGTGTAACAAGTGACGGAGAATATGTAGAGATAGCCTTGGCGGAAGATTTATCAGAAAAGGAGCTCGCTGATAGCTTAAATGACGTTTTGCCAGAGGGGCTTAAAATTAACGGGGCAAAGAAATTAAGTAAAAAAATGCCGACATTAGGATCTTTAGTTCAAGCAGCGCGATTTGAAGTTTTCACTCAAAGTGAAATATCATCGCTAAATGTAACTACCTTTCTTGATAAAAAAGATGTTATAATAACAAGAACAAGTAAAAGAAAAACTAGGGACATAAACATCCGACCTTTAGTTTTTGAAATTAAGCAGAAGAGTAAAGGGCTGTCCTTTTTAATAGCTCAAGGAAGTGAGCAAAATTTAAGACCGTCAGAACTTTTAACATCGCTTGATGTAACCAATTATCAGCTCCACAAAAATGAAACTTATTTTCTATATGGAGAAAATTTAGTTACACCCTTTCAGTGGCTAGAAAAAACTGAAATGTAA
- the yqeK gene encoding bis(5'-nucleosyl)-tetraphosphatase (symmetrical) YqeK — protein sequence MDITKQKKQIDRVKKFACSELTASRYKHSILVAETSKDLSKRFKADLSKSYLAGIGHDIAREYSSKKVLKLAEQFGINCDELQKKHPVSLLHGPVGSKILQHKKLIDDEQILGAIYYHTTGTPQFDVLGKILCVADYIEPSRSYDGVKKLRKLAQIDLDKCLYHCLLGSYNHLVSQGFKPHPLLMKTLSKLKY from the coding sequence ATGGATATAACTAAACAAAAAAAGCAGATTGATAGGGTAAAGAAATTTGCATGCTCTGAGTTGACCGCCTCAAGATATAAGCATTCTATTTTAGTAGCAGAAACTTCAAAAGATCTATCAAAACGATTTAAAGCTGATTTAAGCAAAAGCTACTTAGCTGGAATTGGGCATGACATAGCAAGAGAATACTCAAGTAAAAAAGTACTAAAACTTGCTGAACAGTTTGGCATAAATTGTGATGAACTGCAAAAAAAACATCCTGTTAGCTTATTACATGGACCAGTTGGTAGTAAAATTTTGCAGCACAAAAAGCTTATAGATGATGAACAAATTTTAGGTGCAATATATTATCATACCACTGGCACCCCTCAGTTTGATGTGCTAGGAAAGATTTTATGTGTAGCTGACTACATTGAACCATCTAGAAGCTATGATGGTGTTAAAAAGCTTAGAAAGCTTGCTCAAATTGACTTAGATAAGTGTTTGTATCACTGCCTGCTGGGGTCATATAACCACTTAGTTAGTCAGGGGTTTAAACCACACCCACTGTTAATGAAAACTTTAAGCAAATTAAAATATTAG